The window ATTGACGGAAGAAAAGTTTGTTGCAAACCCATTCAACCCAGGAAGTAAAATGTACAGAACCGGAGACCTGGCACAGTGGCTTCCTGACGGTAATATTGAGTTTTTGGGAAGGATCGACAATCAGATAAAACTGAACGGCTACAGGATTGAGCTAGAAGAAATAGAATATCAACTGTTAAAGCACCACTCTATTAAAGAAGCGGTGGTAATTGCAAAGGAAGGTAAGGAAGGAAATAAATTTTTGTGCGCATACTTTATGTCGGATATAGAATTGCAGGATACGGTCTTAAAGGAATACTTATCAAAATCGTTACCGCAATATATGATACCGCCATACTTTATGAGGCTTGAAAAGTTTCCCCTAACGCCTAATGGAAAGATGGACAGGAAATGGTTGCCTGAGATACAAAATAATGAAACTTCCGATGTTAATGAGGAGCAGCAGATAACCGAGGATTCTGAAGAAAATGAAATTGAAGCCAGGGTGAAAACTATTATCAGGGCATCTATTGACATACAGATTCAGGAGGATAGTATAAATTTGAAGAACCGGTTCAGTGACTTTGGAATCGATTCACTCCTCTATATCAAGATAGTTGTTTTAATAGAAAATGAATTTGGCCTGAAATTCGACGACGATGCTTTGAACATGGAAACATTCCCGGATATTCAAAGATTTATTACATATATAGTATCAAAATCAAAATAAATAAGCCTCCCTAAATACAGGATTTTGAGAGGAGTGAGTTTATGAAATCTTCTAAAGTGCTGCCAACAAGGGAACCCCCTGTAAAGGTTTACCATTTTAGGGCGTTTCCTCTGTCGGTAACTTCAAATTATAGTGAAACATTGCCATGGTTTTATAGTAATTTTATACAATTAAAATGTACCTCCGAATTTATACGGGAAAAAGAAATGGACTTTGACTTTATTGCGGGTGATGTTTTCGGCGGCATACCATGGATTGATTATATCAAAGATATTGACAAAACTATGCTGAATGAGAATATGAATGATGTATGTCAGTTTGTTATTAAGAATATTGATAATGGATACTACATTTATACATTTGTTGATGAATTCTTTATTCCTGACAGATCCGCTTATAAAAAATATCATCGTATGCATGATATAATGGTTTACGGATATGATGATTCTGAAAAGGTGTTTAATGTTGCCGGCTATAACTCGAAGATGAAGTATGCTGAAACCAAATCCGACTTTGAATGCTTCTATAATGCATTTTCAAGCTCTGAACCTAAGCGAAATGATAAAATTGTCCTTTTTAGGAAAATAGATGATGTCAATTATAGCTTTGATATAGAAAGAGTATTTGAAAAATTGGAAGACTATTTATATTCAAGGGACTGTTCGGATAAGCTGGAAATTTACGATTTTGACGGTAGGACTAAACGTATAAAATATTTACACCAGCTTCTTAAAACAGGAAATTATGTATTTGGCATAAATGTATATGATCAATTGATACTATTTTGTGAAGCTATGAAGAACAAGTATGTTCGTCCCGATTTACGACCGTTTCATTGCCTGTGGGAACACAAAAGTTGTATGTTAGAGCGATTAAGATATTTAGCAGGCCAGAATTACATTAAAAATATTGATGATTTATGTAATAATTATAAACTTATCGAGTTAGAAGCGTTAACAATCAGAAACATGATGGTTAGGATGATGTTAATCCGTGACTTCCATTCAATTGAAGATGTTAAGTATCGTCTTGACAAGCTATCTAAGGATGAATACGCCTTATTAATTAATTTATTATAATTGTAATAAATTAATTTCAATAATTAGTGGGTAGTAAAAGGAAGATTTTTATGTTTAAAATTTTGTGTATGAAGCCTTTTAGACTCAATGATGGCTAAGTATTTCCAAAGTATTAACTCTCAAAAATTTATTCAATGATATTTCTATGCTTTTCCCTGTATTTTGAGGGTCTAGCCCGTCCGGCGATGAGGATTTGCCTTCACAAAAAATGTCAATATAAATGACACTAAAATTTTAAAATATAGTAGCGTAGTTCTTGAAAACAGTGTATAATAATTTTAAATAAGAGATAAATTTGTATACTAATGCATACAAAAAAATTACATTTTTAAGGACACGTTTTATGAGAATCAAATATTTTGATATTGGGTGGTTATCAAGAACCGATGGGCCGGGTAACAGAACAGTACTGTTTTTGCAGGAGTGTAATCTGCGGTGCCCCTGGTGCCATTCTCCTCATTCAAGAGAAGTTGAATCTCCAATCCTTTTTAACGAAGTAAGGTGTATTAATTGTCATAACTGTATGGAGATTTGCATTCAAAATGTCCATTCTTTCAGGAACGGAATCCACATGGTTCAAAGAAAAAACTGTATAAAGTGCGGCAGGTGTATTGAAGCCTGTCCGACTTCAAGGTTGGATACCAATTCAGGAGCCTTGTTTTTGCCTACCCGCAGTATGGAGGTGTCGGACATGTTTTCGTTGTTGCGCCCGCAGCTTGAGGTTTTAAAAACCTCCGGCGGACTTACGGTAAGCGGTGGAGAAGCTCTTCTTCAAAAGGAGGCTGTTATGGAAATACTGAAACTTTGTAAATCGAGGAACATTCATACAGCCGTAGAAACCTCATTAACACTACCGGAAGAGTATTATGACTCCGTCAGTGAGTATGTGGACTGTTGGCTCATAGGATTGAGAGGTACATATCTGAATAATATATCCGATAAAATCAAAAGTACAACAATGAATAATGTACGTTACTTTTCACGCTTGGATTCGGAAGTAGTGGTAAGGTTTCCTGTGATAAAAAATTATACAATGTCGGAAATACAGTTATCCCGGATTGCAGAAACCATGTGTATCGGGGCTTTTAACAATATCGAGATATTGCCGTGCAACAAAAGTATGGAGCATTATTACAAATTATCAGGAATAACCTCTGAAATTAATGCAGAGGATGCGTTTCCAGATGCATATGAAATAAAATGTATTGTTTCATTCTTCAAGGCAAAAGGCTTCAATGTAAAGGTAATATCCTAAACAAAAAATAAGATAAGGAGAAGATTTATGAGTACTTGTAAATTTGAAATGACAGAAAGAGTCAGAAATTTGCTTAACAGCTTGTACGAACAGGGCAAAAAAGACAGGAGCAGTGAATGGTTTAAGAAGGAGGAGTTTGAAAATATAGCGGTTGCTTATCCTGATGAATCGGTTATCATCAGAAAAGCCTATGCAATCAATGAAATGCTCACAAAACTAACTGACAAAAAGATTTCAGAAAGGACACTTACATATAAAATAAATGAGGGTGAGCTTATAGTTGGTGTATTGCCCATGGGTTCCAACGGATTAGGCAAAGTGTTCCCAAATTACTTAACTGAAAATGAGCAGAGGGCCGGAGCATTTACAAACAAAACCGAGCTTTCTCTTCTGGGGCATAACTCAGTGAATTATGACAACCTGTTGGATAAGGGGCTGAATGCAATTATCAAGGAAGCAGAAGAAAAGCTGGAAGACTTGAAATCTGTTGGTGAAATGTTCGAAACAGGCGACGACAAAAGAAAAAATGCTATTGATTTCTATAACGCAGTGATAATAAGTTGTTCGTCAGTTATAGAATATTCATTAAAATTTGCCGACCTTGCAGGAGAGATGGCAAAAGGTCTCACAGACCCAAAAGATGGGGCCAGAAAAAAAGAACTGCTTGAAATTGAGAGAATATGCAGGAAGGTACCTATGGAAAAGCCGGATACCTTTCACGAAGCACTCCAGAGCATATTTACATTCCATACAGCACTTCATGCAAGCTTGAATTACCTGTCACTCGGGCGTCTGGATCAAGTTCTGGTTAAATACTTAGATAAGGACAAAATAACCGATGAGGATTATTTGAAAAAATGCACAGAATTGTTCGAGTGCTTCATAATAAAAGCTGCATGGCGGCTTAACATGACAACCGAATACCTGGTGGAGCAGGACCATATGGACCATAATGCCGCTCTTGGAGTCCACCCGTATTATATTGACCAAAGGGCAGGAGTGAACAACTTCCTTCAAAACATTATTGTTGGAGGAAAAACACCTGATGGAAAAGATGCGGTCAACAAGATGACATACATAATCCTTAATGCATTTGAGAATGTGAATCTCTCAACTCCGGGTATATATGCGAGGCTTCATAGCCAGTCTGATGACAAGTTGAAAAAAAGAGTGGCTGAGATGCTTTCAAAAACCAAAAACCTCCCGGGTATACTGAACGATGATGTATTAATTCCTGCAATGTTCAATGGCCTACGTGAAAATGACGTTGATCTTGATATTACCAAAGTTAAATCATTTTCCGGTAAAGAAGCTGAATATATGAGGCTGGCAAATGACTACTGTGTTGACGGATGCTGGGAGCCAATTCTAAACGGCAATTCAGACTGGACTTTCGGAATGCTGAACGGAATGACCATACTTCAGTGTACTTTAAATAGGGGAGCTACGTTAGATACAAATCCCGGAATGTTAAGGGGCGGAAAAATGAGCTTTATATCCGATGTCCCCACAGATTACAATAGCTTTAAGAAAATATTTGAAAAGCAAATGCAGTTTTTCATAGACCAGTCTACGTTCGGACTTTATGAATATTATATGCTTGACGAATTTGTAAATCCTTCTCCGTTATTTTCATCTGTTTTCGGAGGCTGTATGCAGCAGGGCCGTGACAAATCATGGGGAGGAGCAGAATACAACCTGGGTGGTACAATACTGATAGGTATACCAGATATGATTAATACTCTTGCTGCAATTAAAAAATGGGTATTTGACGAAAAGAAATACTCTCTTCAGGAAGTACTGGATGCCATGAGAAGTAATTTTGTATCACCTGCAAAGGAAAATGTAATTCTGCAGAAAAGATACGATAGTATTCGAATTGATTTTAATACAAATACACCTAAATTTGGTGAAAATGACAAGGAAATTAGCGAAATAGGAAGCTATATAATTGAAACCTATTGTAATTCCATTAAAAGCTCTAAAAAACTTGCTGATAAAGTATTTCTGATTCCGTTAAGAGAGTTTTCCGAGAAGGAAAAGGCAGAGATATTGAGACTCAGGAAGATTTGTGGATATTTTGGAAATTCTCTTCAAAACAAGTTTGGTAAGGACTTCAATATCAGGTTTACAGCAGGCTGTGGTACATTTGAACAGTATCCGCTACAAGGTCTGGGTATCGTCGCATCGCCGGACAGAAATTCCAACGACCCCCTGGCGCCTAAT of the Ruminiclostridium papyrosolvens DSM 2782 genome contains:
- a CDS encoding pyruvate formate lyase family protein, whose amino-acid sequence is MSTCKFEMTERVRNLLNSLYEQGKKDRSSEWFKKEEFENIAVAYPDESVIIRKAYAINEMLTKLTDKKISERTLTYKINEGELIVGVLPMGSNGLGKVFPNYLTENEQRAGAFTNKTELSLLGHNSVNYDNLLDKGLNAIIKEAEEKLEDLKSVGEMFETGDDKRKNAIDFYNAVIISCSSVIEYSLKFADLAGEMAKGLTDPKDGARKKELLEIERICRKVPMEKPDTFHEALQSIFTFHTALHASLNYLSLGRLDQVLVKYLDKDKITDEDYLKKCTELFECFIIKAAWRLNMTTEYLVEQDHMDHNAALGVHPYYIDQRAGVNNFLQNIIVGGKTPDGKDAVNKMTYIILNAFENVNLSTPGIYARLHSQSDDKLKKRVAEMLSKTKNLPGILNDDVLIPAMFNGLRENDVDLDITKVKSFSGKEAEYMRLANDYCVDGCWEPILNGNSDWTFGMLNGMTILQCTLNRGATLDTNPGMLRGGKMSFISDVPTDYNSFKKIFEKQMQFFIDQSTFGLYEYYMLDEFVNPSPLFSSVFGGCMQQGRDKSWGGAEYNLGGTILIGIPDMINTLAAIKKWVFDEKKYSLQEVLDAMRSNFVSPAKENVILQKRYDSIRIDFNTNTPKFGENDKEISEIGSYIIETYCNSIKSSKKLADKVFLIPLREFSEKEKAEILRLRKICGYFGNSLQNKFGKDFNIRFTAGCGTFEQYPLQGLGIVASPDRNSNDPLAPNLSPYPGTVQKPTAHILESLKALNLNKLAAGAITDLCIDYKANNVEHIAGIINKFIESDGNMMTLAIGDKEEYQKIYELSVTASNSSDKEASKAAYEKLEQYKHVNVRVGGWQAPFVSMSLDQQKSYILRILEE
- a CDS encoding glycyl-radical enzyme activating protein, with the protein product MRIKYFDIGWLSRTDGPGNRTVLFLQECNLRCPWCHSPHSREVESPILFNEVRCINCHNCMEICIQNVHSFRNGIHMVQRKNCIKCGRCIEACPTSRLDTNSGALFLPTRSMEVSDMFSLLRPQLEVLKTSGGLTVSGGEALLQKEAVMEILKLCKSRNIHTAVETSLTLPEEYYDSVSEYVDCWLIGLRGTYLNNISDKIKSTTMNNVRYFSRLDSEVVVRFPVIKNYTMSEIQLSRIAETMCIGAFNNIEILPCNKSMEHYYKLSGITSEINAEDAFPDAYEIKCIVSFFKAKGFNVKVIS